TCTGACTGAAGAACAGTGAGCTTGAGGAATctactattttatattaaatttttaatctaaaCCAGCTAACAACCTTAGAAGGTAGACATAATGTTTTCCTCCAAAGCAAAGGGAAAGTTTGTGTATAATATTGGAAGAAAAAGAGCATTACATCATGGAGCACAGGGATGTGTACTactcattataaaatattctggTTCCTAAATTCAGCATTCCTTTCCTATAATTCCACCCACTGAGTTTGCAGGTGTCATCTAGCCCCATGGGCATTGCTCGTGGGGATTGGGACTCAAAAAACCAGCAGAAATTTTTGAATAATCTTTCTAATGCTTTTGGTATGAATAACAAATTACCTTTAATCTCTGATCCAGGACTTTtgtgttttgctgttgttgttgttattgtttttcaccAGCACAACTAAAACTGTAACAGGCCATCATCCTGTATCGGGGAGGACATAATATCAGACCCTTCACAGTTCTTGACAAGGGTCTGTGGATTCTCAATTTCAGTGGAGAGGGGCCTTCTCTAGGTTCTGTCAAGAACTTGGGTGTGGCTATAGGACTGATGACTGAAGACAAAAGAAACTGGAAGTCACTGAAGGTGAGGAAGTCCAGAAACTAAGTGTTAGATGTTGACTGATTCACATGAATTTGGGGTCACCAGGACTTAGAATGGAATCCTAAGGTTTCACTGAAGGAGAGGCAGTGGTGAGATCATCATTAGTGCTAACTAATAGTGCTAAATGGTGTTAGAGATAAAAGACAGAGTCTTAATAGAGGAAAAATATGTACTCAAGGCTTTCAGTGTAAGATAGTCAGGACCCTCCATGAAAAGCAGCACTCCTTAAgattaagagaatgaaaacttGGAGGGGGAAATGAGCCAGCCCCCAAAAAAGGGCAAATGCACTTTAGGTACCTTAACTTATAGCCTGTTAACTATTAAAAGAGTATGTTTTTTTCCCTGCTCCCCCATCTTAACTTATGATTTGTTAGCTCTTAAAAGCATGTGCCTTATTATCAAGAactagtaacaataaatgttggtaaggatgtgagggaaaaggtacactcgtacattggtggtaggactgcaaattggtgcaaccactctggaaagcagtatgaagattcttcagaaaacttagaatggaaccacaatttgacccagttatctcactcctcagtatatattcaaaggactcaaatcagcatattatagaagaggcggccacatcaatgtttgtagcagctcaattcacaatagctaagctatgaaccaacctaggtgcccttcaatagatgaatggataaagaaaatgtggtatatatacataatggaatattactcagccataaagaagaatgaaatgatggcatttggtagtaaatggatggagctagagactatcatgctaagtgaaataagcaaatccccaaaaaaacaaaggccaaatgttctctttgatataaaATGCTGATTCATGATGAGTGGGGAGAGGGGAAGTTCACTAGATTGGACAGTGGGGATTGAGGGGAAGAAAGCAGGTATAGGATtgggaaagacaatagaaatgaatcagacataactttcttttgtttatatatgattatataaccagtgtaactccatatcatgttcaaccacaaaaatgggaagttacacttcatttatatatgatatctcaaaaatacattctactgtcatgtaaaactaaaaagaacaaatgaaataaatttaaaagaacatagGTGCCTTTTTCTACTCTCTCAGGATAAacaacataaagataaaaatattgagCAGTCACTGAAATAGCAATTTCCCAGTACCCTTACCTTGTTACTCAAacaatttgtgttttcttctatacCCTATCTGTATGTTCTCTTAACAGTTACAGCAACTCATCACAGGGCAAAGATGTTTATGCAGGACGAGGCTTCAACATGAAAGATGCAACATCTAGCACACTACCCCTCCCTCCCGGCtgaaaaccaaagaaaagaaaacaccttCATAAATGCCCCTAAATCCAATTCTGAAACTCTAGGCCACTCCTACCACCATCCTTTTACATGAATAATACCAGCTATCTCTTTGTCCAAAGAGCGTATTGACACTCTCTTGGTTAGTGCTGTGTCTCCCTTCTGCTCCGGCAAGAAGTCCCAATATAAAGAGTCTTGTTTCTTAGCAGTTGTACCTTTATCTGATTCTGATGGAAAGCACCAAAACTACTGAATTGATAAAAAGTGACAAGTAATCACTCTGGAAGACTCATTAGGGCACAAGGAGGATGTCGTCTACCTCCAGAACCAAATGGATGTGGTCCTGGGTTGTGCTAAATATTCTTTGCTTCCTCTTCCAGATCACTCTCATATGAAGCTTTATGGGCCACATCAATGGATTCTCTTGCACTTTGGCTTCCAAATGGGTTCTGCCAATTATAGGCAGGAATAGGAGTTCAGAGAATGAAGTAGAGCACTTATTCCTCCCACTCCTTTCCTCCTTAAGCCACATGTATTGGCTTCTGTCTTCTGTTACTAAACTCTTCCTTGTTGCTCAATTTGAGTGAATGACGGTGCTGTTCCCTGCCAGAACCTGAACTGACACAGGAAAATGAGCAGCCTTCATTCAGTCTGCAGGAGAAGCAATGTCCTCAGGGGATATCCAGGGGTCATTCAGCTGAGAAGATGAGTGGAAGAATCTAGTGGAAGAGGGATCTAACTGATCCTGGCAAGGAGTACTTATGATTTTCATTGCCATTTAATGAGCACTTAGTATTATCAAGTATTGTGCTAGGTATTTTGCATTCAGTATATTATTTAATTCAGTCTTAATATCAAGTAAATGAGGTATCATTATTAttccactttgcagatgaggaaactgaggctttttGATATTCTGacactttttctttgtttatggGCAAGATCCTGGCTCTCATTTCTATAAGTCTAGATAACTTCAATGATTAAATGACTTTGTATATATTGACTacccagttctctcaccagcacACATGGCACTCAAATTGTGACAGATCACTTGGAAACCAAGAGGGAAACTCATCCAAGGGGAAGGGCTCCTCTCATCATCATTACATTATTTTATGGTCATAAACAAAGATGCATAGAGCCTTATGGGTGTTATATGGGAGAAAGGGATCCTACCAACATTAATCATACTCCAGACTCTATGCTGAGTACTGTCACtcaaaatgattcttttttaaaattttattttgtttattcatttttatgtggtgcagaggatcgaacccagtgcctcacatgtgtgaggcaagcgctctcccactgagccacaacctcagcccatacTCAAAATAATTCTAAGGGACAGCTCCATTTGACATAGGAAGAAACTGAGCACTCTAAATGTACAGTTGtatgaggttttttgtttgtttgtttgtttttatgtggtgctaaggatcgaactcaatgcctcacacatgcttggcaagctgCTAGGAGTTGGGTATTGAGAGCAAAACTACAACTTCAACCAAAGTCAAAACCCATATGAGGAAAGCTTCCAAAGGAGTTGAACTTCCAATAGAATAACATAGAGGCAGGAAGGAGCAAAGAAGGGAGGCTGGATGGTGGGGGTGAAGGGTGTTCAAGGTGCTATAAGCTTCAGGCAGGGTCTCTAATAGGGAGAGGCTGACAGAGCATGGCTAGAACCAGTTGAATTAGGGCCCAGTTTTGTTACCTCTGCCCCAGATCCTGCCTGGGTCACAAACAGCTTCCAGATCAGGACAGGAATGTCCTCATATAAGAACCCAAACTTTCTACTACTTTTGGGGACCCCACTTGTCCAATGTGTCCCAATCTGGACTCCCCAGGCTTTGTGTACGTTTCCACACAAAAATAGAATGTCTGTTGGAaagtttcaaaatttcaaaaagccTAGTATAACTTCTATATTTACCTACAGAAAGGTCAGTCATGAATTAATAGATCACATTTCCCTATTTCTGTTAGGAGTCCTTCCAGTGTAGCAATAATGACCCATAGCCTACTAGTGGGAAATGTTGCTTCATTTGTAttcatctcttttattattttaaaattattattattattattattattattattattattattattattatggatcaaatccagggccttgcgaatatcaggcaagtgctgtaccactgagccacatttccccTGCTTTAAATAATACAACAGAGAAatataaagcatttcttttttttacaagtcaggtttattgagataaaatacaTACACAATAGCACTTTAAATGTGCAGTTGTATGAGgttgtagggcatgatgtaacgtaggacatgttgcatcagaaaagaggaaacttaacttgctggctgctacccgcttcccagtcctggggctaCATGTGACTAAGAGAGCACCTAgcgattagccagaaggcattgccgtgggttgtgatgaagaatcggaccacctctaggataggctcagaacccttctgccctcacaGACAGCTTGGgtctcccattactgcctgtgggatgggtgtagatgtaaattctccccaccctgctgacctttaccctgattggTTCCTGTActttatattagctgtgtgtgttttctcattaaactAGATCCTGCTTTTACTGTTCTCCCTGGCGTGTCTGATTGTCCTCCtgcaagggagggctgggtgtgggcagcCAGAGGTCAGGAGGGAACAGGGAACTAAAACCCCCCCCCAcatgagttttgtttgtttgtttttatgtggtgctgaggattgaacccagtgcctcatacatgctaggcaagctgctaggcaagcgctctgccactgagttacagcctcgCCCCATACTTGTATGAGTTTTGACAAACACATTTTGTCATATAACAATCACCACAATGGAGACAGAATATTTCCATTCCCCTAGAAAGTtccctgtgtctgtctgtctacaTTCAACCCTACCCCAGACCTTGGCAACTTGGCAACTATTTAACTGTTTTCTGTTCCTCCAGTTTTACCTTCTCAAGAATATCATAgaagtggaatcatataatattcatttatgaGAACACATATTTCACCTGTTTGGGGTAACAAATACCTAGGACTGGGATGGCTGGATTGTATAGCATAATGCTTGCTCTTAcaagaaattgccaaactgttttccatcatagttgtatcaatttacaTTCTAACCAGCAGAGTATGAGAGTTACAGTTGCTGGACATCTTTCCCAGTTCCTGAGGTtgtcagggttttgtttttatcaattcTAACAGATATGTAGTGGTATCTCactttaggtttttgtttattagtttgtttgtttgtttggtttgggtttttttttttttttttttttttttttgtgtgtgtgtgtgtgtgtggtgctggggattgaacccagggccttgtgcatgcacaGCAAgtagtctaccaactgagctatatccccagcccactttagttttaatctgcattttccTAATGTAAATAATTCTCTTTTAACAAAGAAATCTTTTCTGAAGGCATAATATTTCAAAGCTTGGAGACCCTTGTGGTGCAAGCAGAGGGGGTCCTTGGTGAAGAATTTTCTGGAAACAGGTTGACTGCTGGTTTTGCCTGATGAATTAGGGGAGCTCTCTCCCTATCCTGGTTCATCAGGGACCTGCATTTCTTCCCAGTGGTcagaagagggcaggagagggcagaAAATAGgctgctgggttttttttttttctcccccccccccctttttttttcccagctcaTCAGTCTCTGGTATTCATAACATTTGcattcattattatatttatagttttgcCTGAAAGCCTTTCCCTCTGAAACTACTTGGCtgccactttgaaaaacaaatgaaccaTTTTATATCATGATTGAACTGACTTAATGTCAAACCTTAATTAACCTTGCAAAATCCTTCCCTGCTGAAGCATAACTAACTTAACCCAAGAACTAAGCTAACCAAATTGAGCTACCTTTGTAGAGTCCTTGATAAGTCCACTCTCCACTGTGACCTGTAGAGCTTGTGTTGGGGGAACTACATGCAGCTGAGCTTGATGAACCCCTATTCTTCCCATTTTCTAACTTTGCAAGGGCcaagagaaactgaggaagattTTTGTGGGGGACAGGCCTTCAAACGCCCAGCTGACTACAGGCCCTCTTCCCTaggacctgggctggggctgctcAGGCGGGGCACTGCACAGATTTCCTGCGGCTGGGGCTGCAGAGTGCCCCCAAAGATGTATTCCAGCCTGAGTCCCTGGCTCCCATCCGGTAGTTGGAACCGAAAGGTCCTGAGGAGGGTGGCAAACATCAGGAAGAGTTCCATTCGGGCTAACTGGTCTCCTGGGCACACTCGATGCCCTGGAAACAGAGAAGAAGGTCAGAGGGTGGCAGCTGCTTATGTCTGTCCCATCATCATCACACCTACCACCCTGAACCCAGCACTGTGCCTTGTACCCGCAGAAAATGGCAGGAAGGCTTCATTGACCACGAAGTTTCCATCCTTGTCCAGGAAGTGGCTGGGGTTGAATTGCCGCGGGGTCTCCCAGTACTCAGGGTCATAGAGTACGGAGGCCAGGTTGGGCAAGATGATGGTACCCTGTAGAAAGGAGCTGGTATGTCTCAGGGAGCCTCAGAGGACCCAGTACCCAGTCCTGACCTGGTCAAAGTGAGCTTCAGGACGAGCAGTGTGCAGGTGGGAGTGGCTGGGGGCTCTCAGGGAGTCCTCCCTCCAGACCCACAGGAGTGCGGGGCCTGAGCATTCCACCTTCTGGGTTACTGGCAACCCACATTTGAGAGACCCACagaaaaagagatggagagaaaggAATGACAAAGAGAAGACAGgatcacagagaaaaaaatgactgagAAAGGTAAAGCTTGAGTTTTTAGGGTTGGGGGGGAGAGTATGACCCATCCTCACCTTCATCCTGACccaccctaacccttgccctcattgtcaccataatcctaatcttCACTGTGTCACAAAGAAGTGACTGATGGATTGGAAACAGGATCAGACTGCTCAGATGGGAGGGAACAGGAAGGAGTCAAAGATTGCAGGCGGGGTCTGCTCCTTCCCATGTGGGCCCTGAGATGACCAGAGATGACATAAGGAGGCCAGCGTGGTACAGGGTGGTGTTGGTTATGGTCCCAGAACCTAGGACAATCAGTTCTAGAATTCTCCATAAGGCTTCCTACCCCATGGCTCAACACCATAGAATCAAATCAGCTACTCTGTGAGGTCTAGGAGACTGACTCCAAGActctagaaatttaaaacaaaaaccaagtaaTAAAACCTCAGCAAAAATTGAAGCCTGCATCCAAAGCAGAAGCCAATGAAGAAAGCAGAAATTGAGCTGATGTAAAACTTCCTGAAGGCacttctcttttttgtttccttatttttattttatttgttctttttagatatacatgacagcatagtgtattttgacatattatacttcAGAAGacacttttctttgttgttgttgaagtttGTACACTAAGGGAGGTACCAGGACTTATCCTTCTGGACCAATAGGACACCTAGACCTGGTCACTCTGTGGCTTTAAGCATACAGTTGGGGAAGCATGTTTTCTCACTGCTGCCTTTGTGAGTTCTACACATTTTCCCATTATAGTCCTGAGAatttctccctgttttctttACCAGGGATTAAGTAACCCTTGGCATtgcaaaaatgtgtgtgtgtgtctgtgtgtgatgctgggaattgaacccagagtcttgcacatTATAAGCACATAgtctactacagagctacatccccagcctcttctACAATTCTTCATCTAATTGCCTTTAGATGAAGGGGCTCTTGGGAAGATGCTCTATTCCTTCTAGAATTATTTATATCCTGTTCTGGGTAATATTCTGGCTTCCTTGCAAGGCAACTGACTGATCTGAGCTCATGGAACAGGTTCAGAGTATCATCTATTCACACACAAAATGTAACCCCCCTACCCCAGTTTATAGAACTATCTTCCTGCTGGATGCTTCCTGGGGACACTATGCCAGTTTCTCCCTAGTAAGAGGCAGTTTGAAGCTCACAATCAAATAGAATGCCTGAGCAGAGATGGGCATGAAGTGCACCATTGTGTTAGGGACCACTGCTATTGTCACCACCACTCAGCGGATGAGAACAGTGTAGAGGTATCTGTAACATTTAATGATCTATCGTCAAGCTTTGATTCCACTTTCAGCAGACATCCCTGCCTCAAGTTGTAAAAGCTCGATATCGATTCCAGGTTTTTAATGGCCCCCTGGAGTCTTTATTACAGAGCAATTCCTAGAATCAAATTGGCAGGAGCTGGTTCTTAATAAGGAAACTTCTAATCTCAAATGGCATAGAACATCTAAGCCCTGGTCCTCTCTTTTTTAACTTGACCTAATTTGGTATAGTTTTTAGAAAACCTGGGCCCAGGCCCTCCTGCTATGCCAGCAGCAGGATGCCACTGTCCTGTCCTCAAACTTGATAAACCCATGAACTTGGTGGCCAATGAATGCCAAGAACAGCTCAGTATCAGCCAACCAGGCTGATCAATAGATGGATGATGTAAAACATCTGTTTAACATATCAGTTCGTTTATTCACCAAGAGGCACATTTTTGGAGCAACACAAATAGCAGGGTGCATGTTGAAAAGAACATAATCTTTGAATTCATAAGACAATTACTGAGTTAAGTCATATACTAGCTATGTGTTTAGGGGTTATTACTTGGGCTTTCTAAGCTAAAATTTCCCTGCCAgtaaaaaaagctttttaaaagtgGGAAGATCAAATGCAGCCCCTGCATTCTAactatctgattttttaaaatctgtgcatacatgtattttttattatatttattttattatttattttttggtactggggatttaattccaggatgctttaccactgagctacatccccaaccctttttattttttatttttagacaggatcttgctatgttgcccagggtCTCATTAAATCACTGagacaggcctcaaacttgcaatccttctgtctcagcctcctgagttgctggattacaggcatgtgccactgcgccagtTGTGCATACATTTAAACTGTAACCAATAGTTTATTAGAGTGAGCTCCAAATATATGAGAAACAGTAGTCTCTTATAGCTTCAACTCTGGACTTCATTGTGTTAATGGAACATGAAGTGatacaatataaattatttctgaagGGAAAATGCCTGCTTGGTTACAGACAATTCAGACATGTATCCCAAGCAATAGGAAGCCCCATCCTGTCTGATTCTGTAATTAGTCCCATCTACATATCTGAACAAAAGCTTGTTGTAAAATCGTTAGTCTTTAATGAGtaaaagttgggtttttttttttgttgttgttgttgtttgtttgttttataccaggaattgaacccaggggtgcttaaccactgacctacatcctcagccctttttatttttttattttgagaaagggtcttcctaagttgcttagggccttgttaaatggctaaggctggctttgaatttgagatcctcctgtctcagcctcctgagctgctggaattacaggtgtgtaccaccacacctggggtgagtaaaaattttatatgaaaattttactCATTCACGACTAAAACACCTTCATTTTAACTTGCAAAGtaatttaactttaaaagaattttctaTGTACTTCTGTGTCCCTTCTAAGAGAATTGATCAGTTTtggacaataaaaaatattttgagtaatAAAGAGGTTGAGACAAGAAGCAGCTGCCATTTTGAAGACTatctccacattaaaaaaaaaaaaatcctacttaaGGTATTATCCAATATATTTTCCACTGGCCCTTGACAGGCTATTATGAATGATGATCATCAAAACTTCTTGGAGTGTCATAAGATAAATCTTTCCTGATAGGCACACTTCCTTTCATTACACAATGAGAGGCATAACTGTGATTTCCTTTTTTTGCCTTGACTCTAAGGAAACTTAGACACAAGTTTTCTGTATATATGCAATAGCTGTACTGacctaaatatttacatatatctcTTTTCCTCTATCTCTCCTTATTTGGCACTTACTCTTTTAGCCATGAAATAAGAAACAAGAATGACATTTCTGCTAGAAATCAATTCTaaggaaataatacaaaatgCAGACCAAGCTTAAAACACACAATAAATTGTAAATGGCCTAAATGTTCACCAATGAGAactcaaaaaaatcacaaaatcaccCATTTGGCTGGGCGCCAttacacatgcctataattccagtgactcaggaaactggggcaggaggatcacacatttaagttgcctcagcaacttagttagacccgtgtctccaaataaaaaacaaaaggactgggtatgtagctcagtggtaaaatgcccctggaatcaatccccagcaccaaaccaaacaaaaacaaagaacacgTATTCAGTGGAACACTGTGCAGACATTAAATGCTGTAGAACAGTGATTTCCAAAGTGTGTTCTCTGGACCCACAGCAACAGCGCCACCTGGGAACCTGTTGCAAAGGCAAATGCTCAGGACCCATCCAGACATTGGGGGTAGAGCCAGCAATGTGTCTTAACAGATCCTCCAAGTGATTCTGATGTATCTGGgggtttgagaaccactgttttagAAGAATCTGAAAAACGtgttaagtgaaatgaaatattcagAGTGATATATTCAGCACAATCACAGCTAtgtgaaatatatgtatgtaacaAAGATTGCAAAGAGGAACATGCAAGGGTTATCCCTGAACAataggaaactttaaaaatatccatCGTGTGTGCATTCTTTTATAACCCCCTATCCCAATGCCATAAATAGGTAATAAATGACTGACTGATGGATAACTGGTAGAGAACTGGCAGGTTGGTAGAAGCTACAGCAGATGGCTGTGCTGGGCAGGAAGAGTGCTGTCTGCAGGCACTGGGGTGGGCATGGGGCCATGCAGGGCCACCTACCTTGGATATGTAGTAACCATGCACCCTGGTGGATGTCACGCACTGGCGCACAGCGCCCACTGCCACAACACTGCTGAGGCGCTGCACCTCATGGAGGACGGCACGGGTGTAGGGTAGTCGCTCTCGGTCTTCATAGCAGACAACTGGGGCAGTGCCCAGCACTGTGTCCAGCTCCTGCTGCACCTTCTCTGTGGGTGGCTCAGCATGACCAGGATGGCCTGGCCTCCTTATCCCACCCCAATGCAGTCTTCCCCACCCAGAGCCACTGAGGCTCAGGGTCCCTGGATCAAACTGCCCCACCCTGCTGCCTCTGGTCCCACAGAGACAGAGCCTACTTCTTGTAAATAGGAATTTGCAGGGTTTGCACCCACAGGGGCACTTATGGGAAAGGAAAAGACCCAGAATTGAgcccctactatgtgccaggtactctaTACACAAAGAGCCTTGTGTCACAGGAACCCTGTTGTCTCTAcacatgagaaaactaaggctccAACAGAGCGGGTCCTTTTGCCCAAAGTGACAAAACTGGAGCCAGGAGTTGAACTTAGGTCATAGCCAATTTGTCCCTGAGAGAACTGCAGCCACTTTTGCTCCTCTACAACTATGATCTCCAGGTGGACATTAGCATAGGGCCTGGCACTTGGCGGGTGCTGGATCATTACTGAATGAGTGAAATCATGCCACCCCATTTACTCTGGTTCTGAGAGCTGGAATGacttgcccaaagccacacagcagCCTGGGCATTGAAGCCCCTCCCGTTTGACTCAAAGCTATCAGTGCTCCCTTTACCACAGAGGTGACATCAGAACCTACTCCTGGGGCCACAGGGCAAAGTGATGGGGGCAATACCCACAGCCCAAAAACCCCATGTGGGATTGGCAGGCACAGGGCAGTCAAGCAGGTATAGCCAAGAGCTTCTCACCCTGGACAGCCCTGTGCTGGACCATGTAGATGAGTGCCCAGTGCAGGGTGGTGGCCGTAGTGTCAATGCCTCCCAGAAACAGGTCGATCACCACCTGGATCAAGTTCTCCTCGTTGAATGTGGAGACAGGGTCGTCCATAGCCTGGTGGGCAGTAGGGGAGCAGCTCTGGGTCTGGAGTTTCCCCCAACAGTCTCCTGGTGTCTCCccactacctttttttttttttttagtggtactatgggttgaaccaaaaggcctctaccactgagacatattcctagccctttttattttattttgagacagggccttgctaagtttctgaggctggccttgaacttgcaatccacttacctcaaactcctgagtagctgctattacaggcatgtactgccCTGCCCTCCTTAAGGCCTGACTTGTTCCAAGACTTCTGCAACCAAAACTCACTGAGGGTCAGATCCATCAGGAGGGTCTGAATCCCAAGACTGCACTGATTTTTGATGGGGGACTGCCCTGGGGTTATGGCCCTGATATCATCCAGGTCCTGTTTTGCAGCCCACCCCTGTCTGCAGAAGCCAGTTCTTGGCATGGGAAAATATAGAGAGAAATGCCTTCTTAATGTAAGCTTCCAGGGTGCTTGGGTCAATGATGAGGAACTGACACCATGGCATAGCAGCCCAGAAACACAGCCCCTTGCTTTCTCTGCAGCTCTTCCAGGCTTACCTTGGTGATCTGGGTCAGGTAGCAGCTGATAAAGTTCTTGGGAGCCTCAGGTGTCCTGAGCTTGCACCTGATGATCTCATGGCAGATGAAGCCCTGCAGAGCTTCTTGGTACCTAAATATCTCCTGGTGAGGTCCTGGGAGGTGGCGGAGGGCCCAGGGAAACATGTCATAGAGCTGTGGGGAAAGAGTCCCACCCAGGGCCCGCTTAGGCCCCAGCTCAGGGCAGCTGAGAGCTGTCCTGAGGGCTCCAAAGTATACTCCAAAGTCTATGGTGACGTAGGCGACCCAGGGCTGCCTTTCCTCTGG
This Marmota flaviventris isolate mMarFla1 chromosome 8, mMarFla1.hap1, whole genome shotgun sequence DNA region includes the following protein-coding sequences:
- the LOC114105114 gene encoding cytochrome P450 2J5-like codes for the protein MFPWALRHLPGPHQEIFRYQEALQGFICHEIIRCKLRTPEAPKNFISCYLTQITKAMDDPVSTFNEENLIQVVIDLFLGGIDTTATTLHWALIYMVQHRAVQEKVQQELDTVLGTAPVVCYEDRERLPYTRAVLHEVQRLSSVVAVGAVRQCVTSTRVHGYYISKGTIILPNLASVLYDPEYWETPRQFNPSHFLDKDGNFVVNEAFLPFSAGHRVCPGDQLARMELFLMFATLLRTFRFQLPDGSQGLRLEYIFGGTLQPQPQEICAVPRLSSPSPGPREEGL